GTCCAGTTCCACGGCCCGGTAGACCGGAAGGTCCTGAATGGCAGAAAGGTATCTTTCAAACCGGTCTTGGCTGTCCAGTTGGAAGTTTCCCGGTCCGCAGTGGTCGGCCAGGCCCACCCGGTACCCCTTGTCCGAAGCGATTTGCAAAACTTCCCGGGGGGAAAGCCGGCCGTCTGAAAAAACGGTATGGGTATGTAAGTCGGCGATGGTTTTAATCATACAACATTTAATGATAAGTCTAAATTGGGTCAAAGTCAAACAAAATATGCGTAAATTTTGCTTGTTTTTTCCGGCAGTTTGGGTTATCCTAATAGTGCAATGAATTTTTCAGATATCATAAAGATCGCTTTCCTTTGGCCGGTCTCCCTGCTTTACGGGTTGATAATGGAGGTGAGGGCGGGCGCTTATAAGACAGGTTTGTTCAGGAGCCATAAGGCTGCGGTCCCGGTCATCTCCATCGGCAACATCGTTGCCGGCGGCACCGGCAAGACGCCGATGGCCATTTACGTGGCGCAGATCCTGATGGGCCAGGGCCTTCGAACGGCGGTGCTGTCGCGGGGATACAGAAGAAAATCAAAAACAAAAGATCAAATATCAAAATCGCTGGTTGTTAGCGATGGGCTTAATGTACTGTGTCCCGTAGCTGAGGCCGGAGATGAGCCTTACCTGATTGCATCCCGTCTGCTGGGAACGAAGGAGCGGCCGGGCGCAATGATCATCGTCGGCCGGGACCGGGTGGCCGGTGCGGAGAAGGCAGTGGAGCTGGGGGCGCAGGTCATAGTGCTGGATGATGGGTTCCAACACCTGCGGCTGCAACGCGACCTGGACATCGTGCTGCTGGACGGACAGAGGCCGTATGACAACGGCTGGCTGCTGCCGGTTGGGATGCTGCGGGAGCCGGTCAGAGCGCTGCGCCGGGCTGATGCCATTGTGCTGACCAGGTGCAACAACCTGAATTCAGAATTCAGAATTCTGAATTCTGAAGCCGCAAGGTTTAAGACCCGGCATAAGACCGGACAGCCTTATAAATTTGGAGACAGGTCTGCTCCCGGCCTGGAAGCACTGAAGAGCTCCAGGATAATTTTATTCTCCGGCATTGCCCGGCCGGAATCCTTTGAGCAGAGCGTCAGGCAGGCCGGGCTTTCATTTGCCTCCCACATTAAATATCCCGACCATCATCATTATACCCGGGACAACTTAACGCACATCGCCGGAAAGGCCCAGGGTTGCGATTTTCTGCTGACCACCGATAAGGACGCGGTAAAGCTTCCGCCCGGCATCGATCTTGGAAAGC
The DNA window shown above is from bacterium and carries:
- the lpxK gene encoding tetraacyldisaccharide 4'-kinase — translated: MNFSDIIKIAFLWPVSLLYGLIMEVRAGAYKTGLFRSHKAAVPVISIGNIVAGGTGKTPMAIYVAQILMGQGLRTAVLSRGYRRKSKTKDQISKSLVVSDGLNVLCPVAEAGDEPYLIASRLLGTKERPGAMIIVGRDRVAGAEKAVELGAQVIVLDDGFQHLRLQRDLDIVLLDGQRPYDNGWLLPVGMLREPVRALRRADAIVLTRCNNLNSEFRILNSEAARFKTRHKTGQPYKFGDRSAPGLEALKSSRIILFSGIARPESFEQSVRQAGLSFASHIKYPDHHHYTRDNLTHIAGKAQGCDFLLTTDKDAVKLPPGIDLGKPLLVLPVEIEFMDEEQKQRFNRSVMDGVKLK